The Mycobacteriales bacterium genome window below encodes:
- a CDS encoding PLDc N-terminal domain-containing protein, producing the protein MDWFWHALMICLVVIPVTLLWVSCLIDIVLRSDLAGWHKALWVLLVLLVPVFGALIYLVVRPALPAGWVTDKNAARTGSQASARSTTDAVDPEHFRSYVG; encoded by the coding sequence ATGGACTGGTTCTGGCACGCATTGATGATCTGCTTGGTCGTCATCCCGGTCACCCTGCTGTGGGTGTCTTGCCTGATCGACATCGTGCTGCGGTCGGATCTGGCTGGCTGGCACAAGGCGCTTTGGGTGCTCCTTGTTCTGCTCGTCCCGGTGTTCGGTGCGCTGATCTATCTGGTCGTCCGCCCGGCGCTACCAGCCGGCTGGGTGACTGACAAGAATGCTGCGCGCACCGGATCACAGGCATCTGCCCGGTCGACAACCGACGCGGTTGACCCCGAGCACTTCCGCTCCTACGTCGGGTGA
- a CDS encoding LuxR C-terminal-related transcriptional regulator, with amino-acid sequence MTKARPGGTVTFLVTELDDSTRPWEDAPADMAAALQAHDAIVRDAIESHGGYVFATGGDGYSAAFSTAADAATAAVAAQQSLAQATIPLGVRMGLHTGVALERDGTYFGTDVSRAGRLMSLAHGGQVVVSDATEVLLHDRVRLRPLGEHRLRGLHGRMTVHQVVADGLRTEFPVLRSVDRFAGNLPQQVNSFVGREDLVTEVADLVRSNRLVTLSGVGGVGKTRLAFEVGAELAGEFPDGTWLVDLAPIGDPAAVTAAIATALGLTPQGNLALIDTVAEALAGKRLLLLMDNCEHVLTAAVPAIAAILGRSGEVNILATSRESLGVARETLLSVSPLARRGGAASDAVTLFVDRARTVRPEFALEEPDEAAAVVEICEVLDGLPLGIELAAARMAAMSAGDVRDRLADRFRLLKGPEPGPGRQHTLQHVVDWSYGLLIDDERALLRTASVFAAGFDLTAVSAVVDNADDVVILGHLDSLVRKSLVVADHSTPRTRYRLFETIRQFAEDRLAESGALEQSRDRHARYFAHAAAARWDGWNGPGWRDAVDWVDVELDNLRSGFTWSSRRGDVEVATDIAAHAALMGFSVQLFETLAWAEELLDAATAADVRRLPRLYTAAGYACFAGRAEAARTHAHRATELEVDSRYDACEPGYASFIEALCSVYCGDLDRYVELTGAVAQRYGKERAYGIASYVDGLQSSGRVDEALALAEDSVAAARKIGNPYWISYALWIVGLAFSKADAQRALAAWDEGVAFVREHRVEFFEGFLARDAARLHTSDGEPETALVLFSDAITAFHRVGNVPQLIITVASVPALFEHIDRPEPAAMLLAAITREPSGARHVPGLSDLDKRLTRRLGAKRAQEVARSGAAMDLNEVAAYARQQIDRARRSPIARQVRPGGLSRREVEVLRLVADGLTAREIATRLFISARTAEHHIQHVYTKIDVSGRAAATRWAVSHEVVGAK; translated from the coding sequence ATGACGAAGGCGCGCCCGGGCGGCACGGTGACATTCCTGGTCACCGAGCTCGATGATTCGACGCGACCCTGGGAGGACGCCCCCGCGGACATGGCGGCCGCACTGCAAGCGCACGATGCGATCGTCCGCGACGCAATCGAGAGCCATGGCGGCTACGTGTTCGCGACCGGCGGCGACGGTTACTCGGCGGCATTCTCGACCGCCGCCGACGCGGCCACTGCGGCAGTCGCCGCGCAGCAGTCGCTTGCCCAAGCCACGATCCCGCTCGGGGTACGGATGGGTCTTCACACGGGCGTAGCGCTCGAACGCGACGGGACCTACTTCGGAACTGACGTGAGCCGCGCCGGGCGACTGATGTCACTCGCACACGGTGGCCAGGTCGTCGTCTCCGACGCGACTGAGGTGCTGCTGCACGATCGCGTGCGATTGCGGCCGCTCGGAGAACACCGCCTGCGCGGCCTCCATGGCCGGATGACGGTGCACCAGGTCGTCGCCGACGGACTGCGGACGGAATTCCCCGTCCTGCGGTCCGTCGATCGCTTCGCGGGCAACCTGCCGCAACAGGTGAACTCGTTCGTCGGCCGTGAAGATCTCGTGACTGAGGTTGCAGATCTCGTGCGGTCGAACCGGCTCGTCACGCTGAGCGGCGTCGGTGGTGTCGGCAAGACGAGGCTCGCGTTCGAGGTGGGTGCGGAGCTCGCCGGCGAATTCCCCGACGGCACGTGGCTGGTGGACCTCGCGCCGATCGGCGATCCGGCCGCCGTCACCGCAGCCATCGCGACAGCGTTGGGCCTCACGCCACAGGGGAACCTCGCACTCATCGACACCGTCGCCGAGGCGCTCGCGGGCAAGCGGCTGTTGCTCCTGATGGACAACTGCGAGCATGTGTTGACCGCGGCGGTCCCGGCCATCGCCGCTATCCTCGGTCGGTCCGGGGAAGTGAATATCCTCGCGACATCGCGCGAGTCGCTCGGAGTTGCCCGAGAGACGCTGCTCTCCGTTTCGCCGTTGGCGCGCCGGGGTGGCGCGGCGTCGGATGCCGTCACGCTCTTCGTCGACCGGGCGCGCACCGTGCGCCCGGAGTTCGCGCTGGAGGAGCCTGACGAAGCCGCCGCGGTGGTCGAGATCTGCGAAGTGCTCGATGGGCTTCCCTTGGGCATCGAGCTCGCGGCGGCGCGGATGGCGGCGATGAGCGCCGGCGACGTCCGGGACCGGCTTGCCGATCGGTTCCGGCTGTTGAAGGGACCCGAACCGGGGCCGGGCCGCCAGCACACTCTGCAGCATGTGGTGGATTGGTCCTACGGCCTGTTGATCGACGACGAGCGCGCTCTACTGCGCACCGCATCGGTCTTCGCCGCCGGCTTCGACCTGACGGCCGTCAGCGCGGTCGTCGACAACGCCGACGACGTGGTGATCCTCGGGCACCTTGACTCGTTGGTGCGCAAGTCGCTCGTCGTCGCCGACCACTCCACGCCGCGCACGCGGTACCGCTTGTTCGAGACTATCCGGCAGTTCGCCGAGGATCGCCTCGCGGAGTCCGGGGCGCTCGAGCAATCGCGCGATCGGCACGCCAGGTACTTCGCGCACGCGGCGGCGGCGCGATGGGATGGCTGGAACGGGCCAGGGTGGCGCGACGCCGTCGACTGGGTGGACGTCGAGCTCGACAACCTTCGTTCCGGCTTCACGTGGAGTTCACGACGTGGCGACGTGGAGGTCGCCACGGACATCGCGGCGCACGCGGCGTTGATGGGTTTCTCCGTGCAACTGTTCGAGACCCTGGCATGGGCCGAGGAGTTGCTCGACGCCGCGACGGCTGCGGACGTCCGCCGGCTCCCTCGTCTCTACACCGCCGCGGGCTACGCATGCTTCGCCGGACGCGCCGAGGCAGCGCGGACTCATGCGCACCGGGCAACCGAGCTCGAAGTGGACTCGCGCTATGACGCATGCGAGCCGGGCTACGCGTCGTTCATCGAAGCGCTCTGCAGCGTCTACTGCGGCGACCTCGATCGCTACGTCGAACTCACCGGCGCGGTGGCACAGCGTTACGGGAAGGAACGAGCCTACGGCATCGCGTCGTACGTCGACGGCTTGCAGTCGAGCGGGCGCGTGGACGAGGCGCTAGCCCTCGCCGAGGACTCTGTCGCAGCGGCGCGGAAGATCGGAAATCCCTACTGGATCTCGTATGCGCTCTGGATCGTCGGCCTTGCGTTCTCGAAGGCAGATGCGCAACGCGCGCTCGCAGCGTGGGACGAAGGCGTCGCGTTCGTGCGAGAGCACCGGGTCGAATTCTTCGAGGGGTTCCTCGCGCGCGATGCTGCACGGCTGCACACGTCCGACGGTGAACCCGAGACTGCGCTCGTTCTCTTCTCCGACGCGATCACCGCGTTCCATCGGGTGGGCAACGTCCCCCAGCTCATCATCACCGTCGCCAGCGTGCCCGCCCTGTTCGAACACATCGACCGTCCGGAGCCCGCCGCGATGCTGCTGGCGGCGATCACGCGCGAGCCTTCAGGTGCGCGCCACGTACCTGGGCTGAGTGATCTCGACAAACGGCTCACGCGGCGGCTCGGTGCGAAGCGAGCGCAAGAAGTCGCCCGAAGCGGGGCCGCGATGGACCTCAACGAGGTCGCCGCATACGCGCGGCAGCAGATCGACCGGGCGCGGCGGAGCCCGATCGCGCGTCAAGTGAGGCCCGGCGGTCTGAGTCGTCGCGAGGTCGAGGTCCTTCGCCTCGTCGCCGACGGTCTCACCGCTCGCGAGATCGCGACCCGGCTGTTCATTTCAGCCCGTACCGCCGAGCACCACATCCAGCACGTCTACACCAAGATCGATGTCTCGGGCCGCGCCGCCGCAACCCGTTGGGCCGTCTCGCACGAGGTTGTCGGCGCGAAATAG
- a CDS encoding substrate-binding protein has translation MTTNSNRPARVGLVTDQSGPLSFMGIANANVAKMVIDDINARGGLLGRPVELFIEDSATDDAIAEAVAAKLVDDVQVDVVLGGIYSSTRQAIKGPVVDRAEKLYIYPEQYEGRECHPLIFCTGPVPAQQVDPFFPWLMQRTGAKKFYMPSADYIWPLTMNKRVREVVTTHGGSIVGEEYFPLDHTDYERTVEDIMSTGAEVVFNTIVPPGLTPFLEQLHEAGFTARGGQLVCTYFDENFLNLVPAEHVEGLYGCLDCYRDVKDPFTTELLNRYDALYPGSATFTAGSACSGIYRGLKLWEAAVNEGGSLDQSDVIRALDHARIAKGPGGPAEMVPGQHHVRMNMYIAQSQGGTFKVVENLGHIDPQECEVES, from the coding sequence ATGACCACCAACAGCAACAGGCCGGCACGCGTCGGCCTCGTGACCGATCAGTCCGGCCCCTTGTCGTTCATGGGGATCGCGAATGCCAATGTCGCCAAAATGGTGATCGACGACATCAACGCCCGTGGAGGCCTGCTCGGTCGCCCGGTCGAGTTGTTCATCGAGGACAGCGCCACCGACGACGCCATCGCGGAAGCCGTCGCGGCGAAGCTCGTCGATGACGTGCAGGTCGACGTCGTCCTCGGTGGCATCTACAGCTCGACGCGACAGGCCATCAAGGGACCGGTCGTCGATCGGGCCGAGAAGCTGTACATCTATCCGGAGCAGTACGAGGGCCGTGAGTGCCATCCGCTGATCTTCTGCACCGGCCCCGTGCCGGCGCAGCAGGTCGACCCGTTCTTCCCGTGGCTGATGCAGCGGACCGGCGCAAAGAAGTTCTACATGCCGTCGGCCGACTACATCTGGCCGCTGACGATGAACAAGCGCGTGCGTGAGGTCGTCACGACTCACGGCGGGTCGATCGTCGGCGAAGAGTACTTCCCGCTCGATCACACCGACTACGAGCGCACGGTCGAGGACATCATGTCCACGGGAGCCGAGGTCGTGTTCAACACCATCGTGCCGCCGGGCCTTACCCCGTTCCTCGAGCAACTCCACGAGGCCGGGTTCACCGCGCGGGGCGGGCAGCTCGTCTGCACGTACTTCGACGAGAACTTCCTGAACCTGGTGCCGGCCGAGCACGTCGAGGGTCTGTACGGCTGCCTCGACTGTTACCGGGACGTCAAGGATCCGTTCACCACCGAGCTCCTCAACCGGTACGACGCGCTATACCCAGGTAGTGCGACCTTCACCGCCGGCAGCGCGTGCTCGGGTATCTATCGCGGCCTGAAGCTATGGGAGGCAGCCGTCAACGAAGGCGGCTCGCTCGACCAGAGCGACGTCATTCGGGCGCTGGATCACGCCCGCATCGCGAAAGGCCCAGGTGGTCCGGCCGAGATGGTGCCCGGCCAACACCACGTCCGCATGAACATGTACATCGCTCAGTCCCAAGGTGGGACGTTCAAGGTGGTGGAGAACCTCGGTCACATCGATCCGCAGGAGTGCGAAGTCGAGTCGTGA
- a CDS encoding ABC transporter ATP-binding protein yields the protein MSLLEVDHVTHRFPSAERPALKDVNLSVGNDDIVALVGESGCGKTTLGKIVAGLLQPSTGSVRFEDREISDLRGKSKKVWRRQVQLVHQDPYSSLNPGLTIGTTLGYGLLRHGFATHRTVEPRLLEILRQVGLDATPAFLRRYPHQLSGGQRQRVAIARAISLEPNLVVADEVTSMLDVSMRVAILDLLLKFRERQQISFVFISHDFGVVRYFSRGGRILVMFYGVVVEDGPTEEVIANPRHPYTYLLLQAIPVPDPDVADMRAENEISDRLEGGASHRGCVFVDRCPFSDDRCREVPPLTEVAPGHRAACFFPERIPTITRSMTPEEDHGDAAGLRQSAGPGRHDTAYAGGSPPARRNVEG from the coding sequence ATGAGCCTGCTCGAAGTGGACCATGTCACGCACCGATTCCCGTCGGCGGAGCGGCCGGCGTTGAAGGATGTGAACCTCAGCGTCGGAAACGATGACATCGTCGCCCTGGTCGGCGAGTCCGGCTGTGGCAAGACCACCCTCGGCAAGATCGTCGCGGGCCTCCTCCAACCGAGCACCGGGTCGGTGCGCTTCGAGGATCGTGAGATCTCGGACCTGAGAGGTAAGTCAAAGAAGGTCTGGCGACGTCAGGTCCAACTGGTACACCAGGACCCGTACAGCTCCCTGAATCCAGGACTGACGATAGGAACCACGCTCGGATACGGGCTGCTGCGCCACGGCTTCGCCACGCATCGGACCGTCGAGCCACGCCTGCTCGAGATCCTGCGGCAGGTCGGTCTCGACGCGACCCCGGCCTTCCTGCGTCGTTACCCACACCAATTGTCCGGCGGACAGCGGCAGCGAGTCGCGATCGCGCGCGCCATCAGCCTCGAACCGAATCTGGTCGTGGCGGATGAGGTGACCAGCATGCTCGATGTCTCGATGCGGGTCGCCATCCTGGATCTGCTGCTGAAGTTCCGAGAGCGGCAGCAGATCAGTTTTGTGTTTATCAGTCACGACTTCGGTGTCGTCCGGTACTTCAGCAGGGGCGGGCGGATCCTCGTCATGTTCTACGGCGTGGTCGTCGAGGACGGACCCACCGAAGAGGTCATCGCCAACCCCCGCCACCCCTACACGTATCTGCTGCTGCAGGCCATTCCGGTGCCGGACCCCGACGTCGCAGACATGCGTGCAGAGAACGAGATCTCCGACCGTCTCGAAGGCGGGGCTTCGCACCGGGGCTGCGTATTCGTCGACCGCTGCCCGTTTTCTGATGACCGGTGCCGGGAGGTGCCGCCACTGACCGAGGTGGCACCCGGGCACAGGGCGGCATGCTTCTTTCCCGAGCGCATCCCAACCATTACCCGATCGATGACGCCGGAGGAGGATCACGGCGATGCGGCAGGCCTACGCCAAAGTGCTGGTCCGGGTCGGCATGACACTGCTTATGCTGGCGGTTCTCCTCCGGCTCGCCGGAATGTCGAAGGCTGA
- a CDS encoding phytanoyl-CoA dioxygenase family protein produces MTDEQAEHFVQKGYILLRDCFTPEAAGEYTETIWTRLGYDPEDQSTWEQTSVHMPSHRQIDVKEFAPTVWDAVCDLLGGEERIVQPYVWGDGFIVNLSEGADRPWQPASAQSPGWHKDGDFFRHFLDSPEQGLLTLVLWTEVQHQGGATFVAADSVGPVARYLAERPKGVLPRDIDTPGLIGQCSDFVEATGRTGDVYLLHPYMLHAKAQNVLRLPRAIINPAIHLREPMRFDRDDPSLVEQAVLRGLGADRYSFAPTAQREEVVPERVRRQQAMKIAEQRRMAAS; encoded by the coding sequence TTGACCGACGAACAGGCCGAGCATTTCGTGCAGAAGGGCTACATCCTGCTCCGCGACTGCTTCACACCCGAAGCAGCAGGCGAATACACGGAGACGATCTGGACCCGGCTCGGATACGATCCCGAAGATCAGTCCACCTGGGAACAGACGTCTGTCCACATGCCCTCGCACCGGCAGATCGACGTCAAGGAATTCGCGCCGACGGTGTGGGACGCGGTGTGCGATCTGCTCGGCGGCGAGGAGCGGATCGTCCAGCCGTACGTCTGGGGTGACGGGTTCATCGTCAACCTGTCCGAGGGCGCCGACCGGCCGTGGCAACCGGCGAGTGCACAGTCCCCGGGCTGGCACAAGGACGGCGACTTCTTCCGGCACTTCTTGGACTCACCCGAACAAGGATTGCTGACCCTGGTGCTCTGGACCGAGGTGCAGCACCAGGGCGGCGCGACGTTCGTTGCCGCGGACTCGGTCGGCCCGGTCGCCCGCTACCTGGCCGAACGGCCCAAGGGCGTGCTACCCCGGGACATCGACACCCCCGGCCTGATCGGTCAGTGCAGCGACTTCGTCGAGGCGACCGGCCGGACCGGCGACGTCTATTTACTGCATCCCTACATGTTGCACGCCAAGGCCCAGAACGTGCTGCGTCTGCCGCGGGCCATCATCAACCCTGCCATTCACCTGCGGGAGCCCATGCGTTTCGACCGCGACGACCCGTCCCTGGTCGAGCAGGCGGTGCTGCGCGGGCTGGGCGCGGATCGCTACTCGTTCGCGCCGACCGCGCAGCGTGAGGAGGTCGTGCCTGAGCGCGTCCGTCGGCAGCAGGCGATGAAGATCGCCGAGCAGCGCCGCATGGCGGCGTCCTGA
- a CDS encoding ABC transporter ATP-binding protein, with protein MEDLTVTFGKGSGSVRAVENVSLDVHVADIYAIVGESGCGKSTLAYSLLDAIPPPGRVTSGEVRFKGVALKSLPPRELRRILGADIAMVFQAAMNSFNPVITIRAQVDHILQAHPDEFPDPREGRAYFEQLLELVRLKPAQIWRAYESQLSGGMKQRVAIALTLLLRPSVVVLDEPTTALDVLNQRLVIEILRDLHRELGITIIFITHDLSVVAELATRVAVMYAGRLVEAGTVREVFKARRRHPYVQALTDAIPSILDKGLAVRSIGGEVPNLAELPAGCRFAPRCGHARDVCGEVEPPLLADAHHHRIACHVVNEDAEAAIR; from the coding sequence GTGGAAGACCTCACGGTCACATTTGGAAAGGGGAGCGGTTCTGTCCGGGCGGTCGAGAATGTCAGCCTTGATGTGCACGTCGCCGATATCTACGCAATAGTCGGCGAGTCCGGTTGCGGCAAGTCGACCCTTGCCTACTCCCTTCTCGACGCCATTCCGCCGCCGGGTCGTGTCACCTCCGGCGAGGTCCGGTTCAAGGGCGTCGCTCTCAAGAGCCTGCCTCCCAGGGAGCTGCGCAGGATCCTCGGCGCCGACATCGCCATGGTGTTCCAGGCGGCGATGAACTCCTTCAATCCCGTCATCACAATTCGCGCTCAGGTCGATCACATCCTGCAGGCCCACCCCGACGAGTTCCCCGATCCCCGGGAAGGTCGGGCCTACTTCGAGCAACTACTCGAATTGGTCCGGTTGAAGCCCGCCCAGATCTGGAGGGCCTACGAGAGTCAACTGTCCGGCGGCATGAAACAGCGGGTCGCCATCGCACTCACCCTGCTGTTGAGGCCGTCAGTGGTCGTGCTGGACGAACCGACCACAGCACTCGATGTGCTCAACCAACGACTCGTCATCGAGATCCTTCGCGACCTGCACCGCGAACTCGGCATCACCATCATCTTCATCACCCATGACCTGTCGGTGGTGGCGGAACTCGCGACCCGGGTAGCGGTCATGTACGCGGGCCGCCTGGTCGAGGCAGGTACCGTCCGCGAGGTCTTCAAGGCGCGCCGACGGCATCCCTACGTACAAGCCCTCACCGATGCCATTCCGAGCATTCTCGACAAGGGCCTCGCGGTCCGCTCCATCGGTGGAGAGGTTCCGAACCTTGCCGAGCTACCCGCAGGGTGCCGGTTCGCCCCTCGCTGTGGGCACGCGCGTGATGTGTGCGGAGAGGTGGAACCCCCGTTGCTCGCCGATGCGCATCACCACCGGATCGCATGCCATGTGGTCAACGAAGATGCGGAGGCGGCGATTCGATGA
- a CDS encoding ABC transporter substrate-binding protein, translated as MRRRTRRRIVPLGVVTTALLLVVPACTSDLSGSSGSNGGVGKATSNKVVDPADYSSTQSAFRIANTAWTGGISDNPYSPTPTPFLNLSLLNLGAYSNTLRPGPNPYVPELAEGWTVGDHQITFNLRQEAKWQDGSPFTTKDVIDSFLLAGANGNSVWGDIAGLSAPNDHQVVIKLHNWVVIDNALASIMTIWMVPSSQYGSILPAGFTQKLLSYWHTYDFLSPTKSSIDAAAKSAAGKVVLATGSALAKFNPTKLIGSGPYTIKSSSESGILFKKWMGWWDQKVIRVPWIEIVPASVTAAFGGLAGGTMDFEQFAQFTDPQVDKLNHSGSGHYVFIPSAVQQESLVFHLADYPYGMLPVRQALAYLIDRKTLTQLDMGGKLIQDPPAIAPDGINDAMALPKYITKAQMDKMNHYEHSESKASALLKSAGFKKAGGTWLLPNGKPWNVTITEEAGYSQFDEDGQAIANMLKNFGIKAQEVTVDAGTYVSQLEAGNFSIGEWFMDWGGTPNPLADFSATFAQGSLPAWNYPSWYNGKGDLGGNVAIGIGPEANVPGLGKVVVGATLNRQVNEAPKSKWAEYTYDWARWVNQNLPILPLYNNAFHEAYGTSRYAAFPPDTAKWLWTGLGGAAQPVVWQQAGYLQMTQTK; from the coding sequence ATGAGGAGAAGGACGCGTCGGCGGATCGTACCCCTGGGCGTCGTAACCACCGCGCTCTTGCTCGTGGTGCCGGCCTGCACCTCGGACTTATCGGGATCGAGCGGCAGCAACGGCGGAGTAGGGAAGGCGACGTCCAACAAGGTCGTCGACCCAGCCGACTACTCGTCGACGCAGTCGGCGTTTCGTATCGCCAATACCGCTTGGACGGGCGGAATCTCCGACAATCCCTACAGTCCCACGCCCACACCCTTCCTCAACCTGTCACTGCTCAATCTTGGCGCGTACTCGAACACCCTACGACCCGGGCCCAACCCGTACGTCCCGGAGTTGGCCGAGGGCTGGACGGTCGGCGATCACCAGATCACCTTCAACCTGCGCCAGGAAGCGAAATGGCAGGACGGATCGCCCTTCACCACCAAGGACGTGATCGACAGCTTCCTGCTAGCGGGTGCGAACGGCAACTCGGTGTGGGGGGACATCGCAGGGCTATCCGCGCCCAACGATCATCAGGTCGTCATCAAGCTCCACAACTGGGTCGTCATCGACAACGCTCTCGCATCGATAATGACGATCTGGATGGTTCCGTCCAGCCAGTACGGCAGCATCCTTCCGGCCGGATTCACCCAGAAGTTGTTGAGCTACTGGCACACCTACGACTTCCTGTCGCCCACGAAGAGCAGCATCGACGCGGCGGCCAAGTCGGCGGCCGGGAAGGTCGTTCTTGCGACCGGATCGGCCTTGGCCAAGTTCAATCCGACCAAGCTCATCGGAAGCGGACCGTACACGATCAAGTCCTCCAGTGAGAGCGGCATTCTGTTCAAGAAGTGGATGGGCTGGTGGGATCAGAAGGTCATCCGCGTTCCGTGGATCGAGATCGTTCCCGCCAGCGTCACTGCGGCCTTCGGGGGTCTGGCGGGCGGGACCATGGACTTCGAGCAGTTCGCCCAGTTCACTGACCCGCAGGTGGACAAGCTGAACCACTCCGGGAGCGGCCACTACGTCTTCATTCCCTCGGCGGTGCAGCAGGAGAGCCTGGTCTTCCACCTGGCCGACTACCCGTACGGAATGCTTCCGGTCCGGCAGGCACTCGCCTACCTCATCGACCGCAAGACCCTTACCCAACTGGACATGGGCGGCAAGCTCATCCAGGACCCGCCGGCGATCGCACCCGACGGCATCAACGACGCGATGGCTTTGCCGAAGTACATCACCAAGGCCCAGATGGACAAGATGAACCACTACGAACACAGCGAGTCGAAAGCCAGCGCTCTCCTGAAGAGTGCCGGGTTCAAGAAGGCTGGCGGTACGTGGCTGCTGCCGAACGGCAAGCCGTGGAACGTCACGATCACCGAAGAGGCTGGCTACTCGCAGTTCGACGAGGACGGTCAGGCGATCGCCAACATGCTGAAGAACTTCGGGATCAAGGCCCAGGAAGTGACGGTCGACGCCGGCACCTACGTCTCGCAACTCGAGGCCGGGAACTTCTCCATCGGTGAATGGTTCATGGATTGGGGCGGCACGCCGAACCCCCTGGCTGACTTCTCCGCCACCTTTGCGCAGGGTTCGTTGCCCGCCTGGAACTACCCGTCCTGGTACAACGGCAAGGGGGATCTGGGTGGCAATGTGGCGATCGGCATCGGTCCAGAGGCGAACGTTCCCGGGCTCGGGAAGGTAGTCGTCGGCGCCACGCTGAACCGGCAGGTCAACGAGGCGCCGAAGAGCAAATGGGCCGAGTACACCTATGACTGGGCGCGGTGGGTGAACCAGAATCTGCCGATCCTGCCGCTGTACAACAACGCCTTCCACGAGGCGTACGGGACGTCGCGGTACGCGGCCTTCCCGCCGGACACGGCCAAGTGGTTGTGGACGGGCCTCGGGGGCGCTGCCCAGCCGGTCGTGTGGCAGCAGGCCGGGTACCTGCAGATGACCCAGACGAAGTAG
- a CDS encoding TIGR03086 family metal-binding protein, whose protein sequence is MDQLATLQYSLDELRAVVASLDDAEMDTATNCEPWTVRRLASHALNNQLVWAGLVTGQELASVDDTMSAVPIDGDLAPVADQIVERTMPLWRSDGVLDATHATPFGEVPGAVVINFATVDAIMHAWDLSASVGRPIDFSPEALPAISAVVEATCTDEVRAGGLIQSATEPTADASATERLVAAAGRSPRG, encoded by the coding sequence ATGGATCAGTTGGCGACACTTCAGTATTCGTTGGATGAACTGCGTGCCGTGGTGGCCTCGCTCGACGACGCGGAGATGGACACCGCCACGAACTGCGAGCCGTGGACCGTCCGCCGGCTCGCGAGCCATGCGCTGAACAACCAACTGGTGTGGGCGGGTTTGGTCACGGGTCAAGAGCTCGCGTCGGTCGACGACACCATGAGTGCGGTCCCCATCGATGGTGACCTCGCGCCCGTCGCCGACCAGATCGTTGAGCGCACGATGCCGCTGTGGCGGAGCGATGGTGTGCTGGATGCGACGCACGCGACCCCATTTGGCGAGGTGCCGGGGGCTGTCGTCATCAATTTCGCCACTGTCGACGCAATCATGCATGCCTGGGACCTTTCGGCCAGTGTCGGCCGTCCGATTGACTTCAGCCCGGAGGCGCTGCCGGCGATCAGCGCCGTAGTAGAGGCGACATGCACAGATGAGGTCCGGGCAGGAGGTCTGATCCAGTCAGCGACCGAGCCGACAGCTGATGCATCGGCCACCGAGCGCTTGGTCGCGGCGGCCGGGCGGAGCCCGCGCGGGTAG
- a CDS encoding class I SAM-dependent methyltransferase — MSERLSEHARRNRELWDSRLSAGFSDRAREQWSSSPYWGLWEIPGDKLPVFPADLSGRDLVELGCGTAYICAWAARLGARPVGVDNSERQLATARAMQEEFGQRFPLVHASAEAVPYPDGSFDVAISEHGASGWCDPYRWIPEAARLLRPGGELVFMRNSTLLTLCLLDDVPAGRTLLRDQFGLCRVEDDAGGVTFQLPTGPMIRLLRDSGFEVEDFIEVQAPERATSAFDYADPDWSRRWPSEEVWKARRR; from the coding sequence ATGAGCGAACGGTTGTCGGAGCATGCCCGGCGGAACCGCGAACTGTGGGACAGCCGGCTGAGCGCAGGATTCAGCGATCGGGCTCGCGAGCAATGGTCGTCCAGCCCGTATTGGGGGCTGTGGGAGATCCCCGGAGACAAGCTGCCGGTCTTCCCCGCCGATCTCAGCGGTCGGGATCTGGTCGAGCTCGGTTGCGGTACCGCCTATATCTGCGCGTGGGCGGCCCGGCTCGGTGCGCGCCCGGTCGGCGTCGACAACTCTGAGCGACAGCTGGCGACCGCCCGTGCGATGCAGGAGGAGTTCGGGCAGCGCTTTCCGTTGGTGCACGCCAGTGCGGAGGCGGTTCCATACCCAGATGGCAGCTTCGACGTGGCCATCAGCGAGCACGGCGCCAGCGGCTGGTGCGATCCGTACCGGTGGATACCGGAGGCCGCCCGGCTGCTCCGCCCCGGCGGCGAGCTCGTATTCATGCGCAACTCGACGTTGCTCACGCTCTGCCTGCTCGACGACGTACCTGCCGGGCGAACCCTGCTGCGCGATCAGTTCGGTTTGTGCCGCGTCGAGGATGACGCCGGTGGAGTTACCTTTCAGCTGCCCACCGGGCCGATGATTCGCCTGCTGCGCGACTCTGGGTTCGAGGTCGAGGATTTCATCGAGGTGCAGGCACCGGAGCGCGCCACCAGCGCCTTCGACTACGCCGACCCCGACTGGTCCCGGCGTTGGCCCAGCGAGGAGGTGTGGAAGGCCCGCCGCAGGTGA